A single region of the Leptodactylus fuscus isolate aLepFus1 chromosome 5, aLepFus1.hap2, whole genome shotgun sequence genome encodes:
- the LOC142203958 gene encoding solute carrier family 45 member 3-like, whose protein sequence is MTPCRLQWHLVLLNFMTCGLEICVAAGITYVPPLLLEAGVEEQYMTMVLGIGPVLGLILVPLIGSASDNCQSNYGGRRPFIWLLSLGVLLSLFIIPHADSLASYFSYGGNRVHIFFLIFGVGLLDCCVQVCFTPLEALLSDLYHDDESCGQAFAMFSLMISVGGCIGYLLTSVNWNYTHVSLYLGGQDECLFLLLTVIFIISVLVTMKMVKEHGRGQQVLDLKPSLTSMSFTRGCCIPKWKLRSWKCNPIFCLLSLCWSVTPRIYHSYCRIPAVMKQLCAAQLCSWMAVMSFMLFYTDFVGEGLYKGIPSAAPGTESRIRYDEGIRMGSLGLFLQCATSTFFSMIINKLAKQFGTRKVYLSSMVTFTSSALVICLSQNIVIVTIMSSLTGFAYATLQTLPYTLICLYHKEKEVFMPRPALPNVRNEKILTKEAVYFSPNIPSSHQNGAYKHKGQNLEESIYITQELDTYVPSEDHSYYPTDNNNQMVNVDDKSHKDVYAKRGIGLDFATLDSTFLLSQVFPSLFMGMFVQLMESVTVYIASSVVFGVFAIYLANRVVFDQKDLRT, encoded by the exons ATGACGCCCTGCAGGTTGCAGTGGCACCTCGTCCTGCTAAACTTCATGACGTGTGGCCTTGAAATTTGTGTGGCAGCTGGGATCACCTATGTCCCCCCATTACTACTGGAGGCTGGAGTGGAAGAGCAGTACATGACCATGGTGTTGG GTATTGGACCTGTCCTTGGACTAATCCTGGTTCCGTTGATCGGATCTGCCAGTGACAATTGCCAAAGCAACTACGGTGGGAGACGACCATTTATCTGGCTGCTATCTCTTGGTGTCCTCCTGTCGCTCTTCATCATTCCTCATGCAGACTCTTTGGCTTCCTACTTCTCCTACGGTGGGAACCGTGTCCATATTTTCTTCCTGATTTTCGGTGTAGGATTACTAGACTGTTGCGTACAGGTCTGTTTTACTCCACTGGAAGCTCTTCTCTCCGACCTCTATCATGATGACGAAAGTTGTGGCCAAGCCTTCGCCATGTTCTCATTGATGATCAGTGTTGGTGGTTGTATTGGATATCTACTGACGTCCGTCAACTGGAATTATACTCATGTGTCACTTTACCTCGGTGGACAAGACGAGTGCCTGTTTTTATTGTTGACTGTAATATTTATAATAAGTGTCCTTGTAACAATGAAGATGGTAAAAGAACATGGCCGTGGCCAACAAGTCCTGGACCTAAAACCTTCTCTGACCTCCATGTCCTTCACCAGAGGATGTTGTATACCAAAATGGAAGCTACGTTCTTGGAAATGTAACCCGATTTTTTGCTTGTTGAGCCTTTGTTGGTCTGTTACCCCCAGGATTTATCACAGTTACTGCCGAATACCAGCGGTAATGAAACAGTTGTGTGCTGCCCAGCTATGTAGCTGGATGGCTGTTATGTCTTTCATGCTGTTTTACACAGATTTTGTTGGTGAAGGTCTCTACAAAGGTATTCCAAGTGCCGCTCCGGGGACCGAGTCAAGAATCCGATACGATGAAG GAATCCGCATGGGAAGTCTTGGCCTGTTCCTCCAATGTGCAACCTCCACCTTCTTCTCCATGATCATCAACAAACTGGCCAAGCAGTTCGGGACTCGGAAAGTGTATCTGTCCAGTATGGTCACCTTCACCTCTTCTGCCCTGGTCATATGCCTGTCACAGAACATCGTCATCGTGACCATCATGTCTTCCCTAACCGGTTTTGCATACGCTACCCTACAGACGCTACCCTATACCTTAATATGTCTCTATCACAAGGAGAAAGAG GTCTTCATGCCAAGACCAGCACTGCCGAACGTCAGGAATGAGAAGATTCTCACCAAAGAAGCCGTCTACTTTTCACCCAATATCCCGAGCAGCCACCAAAATGGAGCTTATAAGCACAAAGGACAAAACCTAGAAGAAAGTATATATATCACTCAAGAACTGGATACGTACGTTCCTTCTGAAGACCACTCCTACTACCCCACAGACAACAACAACCAGATGGTCAACGTGGACGATAAATCTCATAAAGACGTTTACGCCAAGAGAGGGATCGGCCTCGATTTTGCGACTCTTGACAGCACATTCCTCCTGTCTCAGGTCTTTCCGTCCCTCTTCATGGGGATGTTTGTACAATTGATGGAAAGCGTTACGGTCTACATCGCGTCATCCGTTGTTTTTGGAGTATTTGCCATTTATTTAGCGAACCGTGTTGTTTTTGACCAAAAAGACTTGCGcacgtga